In Thermococcus gorgonarius, the genomic window CAGGAGGCTGTGAGGGGGAGCGTCCACCTCGACATCGAAACCTACTACAAGATAATCGACGGAAAAACCGGTAAGCTCTTCGGGGCGTCCTTTGCGCTGCCCGCTTACTACATCGGGAAACCTTTCTGGAGGGAGCTTGACAGGGCTGGAACCCTCGTCGGCAGAGCCTTCCAGATAGTTGACGACGTTCTCGACTACTTCCCGGGAACCGGCAAGGATCGCTTCAAGGGCTTACTCAACGGGAAGACGACTCTCCCTCTCATACTCTACTCCGAGCGCTACGGCTCCGCAATCGTCCAGAGAACCCTGCTCCAGCCTACGGAGGAGAATCTCCTCGACCTCTTTGAGAGGATGAGCAACGCCGGCGTCTTCAGGGAGGCCATGGAAACGGCGAGGGGCTTCCTGCGGGAGGCGTACGAGTCCATTAGGGCACTCCCCTTTGACTCCTCCGGTGTCATCTCGCTAGTCGATGAATACTTCGAGGGGGTCTTTGCGAAGTTCGAAAAAATTAGCGGTTAGCCTATCGGATTTCACGTATTTGTGCATCCGTTAAAAGGACTTTCGAAAATCGCCGAAAAACTTTAAAAGGTTAATTAGACCAACCTAATGGGTTTAGGTTCAGGGGGGCGGGAGATGATAGGGCTTCTCACTACGCTAACTTTCACGGTTCCACTGATTGGAGGCTTGCTCCTGTTCAGGCTCGACGAGAGAAAGGCAGATGCGGTTATGTTAGGCTCGTTTCTAATCGCTATGCTCCTGCAGTTTAGCGTTTTAGTTGAGTACCTGCTCCACCACAACCACGAGACCGTTCACATCGCCTACATAACCACAGAGAGGCTCGGCGAGGCCTACGGCATTATAGTCGACCCGATGAGCGTTTTAATCGGCACTGTCGTCGCCCTAGCCGGCTTCATCTTCATGTTCTATGGCATGGAGTACATGAGCGGGAGAAACGTAGGACATCCGGTTGGAAAGGGGCGCGGTCTCTTCTACGCCTGGATGACGCTCTTTGAGGGGGCAACACTCGGCTTCATTTACTCCTCCACATTCCTCGGCCTGCTCATCTTCTTCGAGCTGATGGGCCTGGCCTGTTGGGGTGTGGTGAGTTACTACAACACTCCTGCAGGGAGGAGGGCAGGCTTCAAGGCCTTCATAATCCCGAACGTCGGGGCGATGATAGGCTTCTACACGGCCATAGGGATTGGAATAACCCAGCTCCACGATTTAAGCCTCTTCTCGCTCTCCCACGTTTCCGATTCGGTAAAACCCTGGCTGTTTCTGGCTCTGCTCATAGCCGGCTACACAAAGAGCGCCCAGTTTCCGACCTACTCGTGGATTCCCGACGCGATGGAGGCCCCAACTCCAGCGAGTGCATTCCTCCACGGCGCGGCGATGGTCGAGATGGGCGTTTATCTTGTTGCAAGAGTGCTACAGTTCATCGGGACTCTGCCAACGTGGATCTTCTACTTCATGGCCGTGATGGTCTCGCTCACTCTGCTCATCCCGATACTCAACTACCCTGTCCAGAACGACGCCAAGAGGCTTTTGGCTTATTCAACGGTCGCTGAAGCTGGAATAATGTTCGTCGGCCTGACCTTTGCCTCCCTTGGCCTCGAAGTGGGCCTCAAAGCGGCCATGTTCCAGCTCACCACCCACGCCTTCGTCAAGGGATTGGCTTTCCTCACCGCAGGAACCTTCACCTACTCCCTCGGGACCCTCGACATGAGGAAGATCAGCGGTCTAAAGGAGGTTCTCCCGATCAACGCCCTCGCCTGGAGTGTTGCCCTTCTCGGTCTTGCGGGCCTTCCGCCGATGGCCATAGCCTTCAGCAAGGCGGAGCTTTTAACGGGCTTGGATGCCCTCAAGACAACTCCCGTTGCGTGGCTCCCAATCCTCATGGTCTTAGCTGATTCGGCAGTGTTCCTCTGGGTCGGCGTCAAGTGGATAACCCGGAACGTCTTTGGAAAGAAGAGTGTCGAGATGGCCAGTACGCACCCAATAATAACGGCCTCGCTGATAATGCTTATCATTCTCGTCTTCATCGTTCCCTACCTGGCCTATCCTCTCGTCCATGAAATAGGCTTCTTCGGGGGTGGGCACTGATGGAGCCACTCACGATGCTCAACCTTGCCCTCCTCCTTCTCTTCACGGGCGCGCTCGTTGCCCTCTTCAAGGGTGGCAGGATAGCTTACCTCTTCACGCTCTCCGCATCTATCCCCATCTTCCTTGTCTCAATAGCCGGCATTGACGGCTTTAAGGGTGAAATACTTCCCTTCCTGCCGACTGGCGTTGACGTTGACCCCCTCTCCGCTCTCTTCCTGATGGTTCTGGCCTTTCTCACCTTCTCCATATCGCTCTACCTCCTCGATTATAGAGTCAGGGGAGACGAGCGCTACCTCGGCCTCTCCGTCAACATGGCGCTGCTCTCTGCCCTGCTCTTCATCACCACAGACGACCTCGAGAGGCTCACCCTCGCCTACGAACTCTTCGCCGTCTTCACCTTTGTCCTGATTCTCACGTCAGAGACGAAAGGCTCGAGGAAGGCGGCGTGGAGGTACATCGTCTTAACCCAGCTCTTCGGCATAATCCCCCTTCTCACAGCGACCTCCCTGGCTCACGCCGCCGGTGCTTTAACCTTTGAAGAGCTTAGAGCAAACCTCGCGAACCTCCCGGTTGGCCTCTGGGTCATGTATGCCCTCTACCTCTCGGCCTTCCTCGTTAGGGCTGGCGTTTTTCCCTTCCACACATGGGTTGCTAGAACCTACCGCTCGGTCCCTAGTCCCCTCATCCCAGTCTTCATCGTCGGTGAGGGCTTCGGCTTCTATGGCATTCTCAGGATGACGGAGTTCGTCCTTCCGACCTCGAAAACTGTGGGATACGTTATAGCCTCTCTCGGTGCAGTTTCAGCCTTTGCAACGCTCTACTCCTTCCGAGAGATAAGACTCAAGAGGAAGTTCGCCCACCACAGCATAATGGACGTTGGAATCGCTTTCTTTGCCTTGGGTGCTTCTATGGTCCTCGGCGGAACCGCGGAAACGATAGTCCTCATCGGAGCACTCCTCCACATTCTCTACCAAGCCCTTTACAAGAGCGCGGTTTTCTTCGGGCTTGGTGCGATAGAGCACTACGGCGAGGAACCCAACATCTGCTCGATTAGAAAGCTCCTCAAGGGGCACGTGATTTCCCTCCTCATCTCGCTCTCGGTCTTCTCAATGGCGGGCGTTCCCCCCTTAGCCGCCTTCGTCTCCAAGTGGCCGATATTTGAAGGCATAGCAACCTCAAAGGACATTCTCCTCTGGCTCATGATGCTGACTGTGGCCTTCCTCAGCCTATTCCCTATGGCCTCGATACTCCAGATACGGCGCCTCAACAGGGAGCTGTGCAAGAGAGAGGTCGAGAGAGAGGAGATACCGCTCATGATAAGAACGGTCACGGGAATAGTCGCGATAGCTGGCTTCACCGTTGCCGTTTTCCCGCTCCTCATCCACCCATGGCTGGCCTCGGCCATAGAGGAGATAGGCGGTCCGATTCCCGAGACCCCAACTGGAGTCTTCTTTGCTTCCCCGTCTTTCCTGGTGGCGATAACCCTTCTCGTTGCTGCCCCGCTGGCTGGCTGGAGGGTCGGCAGGGTTCCAACGGACAGGGTTAGCGAGCTCCTCCTTATCTTCTATAACATGGGGGACATACTGAAGGAGGCCTTCGGCTTTTTCCTTGACGAGTTCAGGAAAGCTTACATTCGCTACGTTCTCCCAATCATAAAAGTTGTTCCAAGGTACGAACTTCCGCTGGTGAAGGACGTTGACGACGCCTTCGACTATCCCGTGAGGCACCTCGACGAGGCCATGTTCATGCCGCTGATAAGGGCCGTAGAGCGGCTCGCTCGCTGGGGTAAAAGCAGAAACCTCGACATGAACGCGCTCATAGGCGGTTTTGCGGTGGCGATGGCCGTGTTAATAGTCCTGCTGGGGGTGTTTGCATGAACTTTGAGAGTGCCTTCCTAAACGTCCTGTACTTTTCAGCCGTCATCTACGCCTTAGCTTTCATCCTATACGGAATAAGGGCAATCAAGGGGCCGACGACGGCGGACATTATCTTGGCCGTGGACTGCCTCTCCTTTGACATGGCGGCGTTCATGGTGGTTCTCGGCATCTACTTCAAGTCGATAATGCTCGCGAGCGGTGCGATAATCCTAGCCCTCTGGGCCTTCATGCTCGACGTCTACTACACCAAATACGTCCTCTACGGGGAGGTGGAGGTATGATCGAAGAAATCATCTTCATCCTCGGCTCAATCGCGATACTTCTCGGGGCAATATATGACCTCATAGCCGCGATAGGTCTCCTCCGCTTTCCGGATTTCTATATGAGGAGCCACGCCGCTACCGTTGGAACCATCGGGGGTGCCGCTTTACCCGTCTTTGGTGCTGGACTGGTTGCACTCGTCTATCACCCGCTCGGGGAGCAGAGGTTCTTCATGGCGGGAATAGCGTTCACAGTTGGTGCCCTCATACTCCTAATAGCCCCGACCGGCTCACATTCTCTTGTCTCCGCTGTGTACTTCGGAAAGGTCGGCAAAAAGCCCAAGTTAGTGGTTGACCAGCTGGAGGAAGACCTTCCGAAGAGGAGCGACGTTGCTGAACTCGTGAGAGAGCACGAGGAGGTTCCCGGGGAAGAGGAGGAGCCCAAGTTCTCATTCAGGAGGGTTGAGAGATGATAGAGCTTCACCTTCTTATACTGGCAATAGTCGTTTCCTTCGGTTTCGTGTTCAGCTACTTAGCTATGAAGGAGCACGACTTGCTGAAGGCATTAGCTTTAAGCTCTGTCCAGTCCACTTTCTTCGCCCTCGGCTTCTACATCTTAGCTGCTCCGGACATAGTCTTAGCATACCTCGCCATAGCGGTTGGAGCCTACACCGCCCTCGTCATCCTCGCGATAAGCAAGACCGAAAGGTACGAGGTGGGAGAATGAAGCGAGACGTAATAGTTGCTCTTTCATTCCTCATAGCCTTCCTCTTCATAGCCTACGCCGTAACGGCCAGAAACGTCCTCGGCATCGGCGGAGCCGAACTCAGACCCCTCGGCGAGTTCTATTTAAGCCACTCCTTCGCCCACGAAGGCCTGACCAGCCACAGTCCAGAGGTAGTTACTGCCATAGTCTGGAACTACCGCGGCTTCGATACGCTCTTCGAGACCTTCGTGTTCTTCCTGGCCATAATGGGCGCCCTGAGCGTTCTCCGCCTCGATGGAGAGCAACTTAAGCAGGCGAGGGAGCTTGAGGCAGCGATGCCTCACAGGATGATGGACCTTATTGTTAGGGCAACGACCAAGCTGGTCGTGATAATGATCGTCGCGATTTCAGCCTCGATAGCCCTCCACGGCCACCTAACCCCCGGCGGCGGCTTCCAGGGCGGTTCTGCTATGGCGGTAGCAGCTCTGCTCCTCTTCGCGGCCTTCAGCAAGTTCACGCTGGAAAGAAAGGGACTTACACTTAAGCACACTATCTCGGCCTACGCGCTTGGTTTAGCCATTATCCTTGCGACCGTCTTAGCTCCTGTCTTCCTCTACGGTGGCAAAATCCTTGAGATAAACCTCCTGCCGGGAGAGACTGGACTCTTTAACCTCGACGTTGGCGAGTACACCGCTGTCACCTTCGGCTTCCTCACGGTGTTCCTCGTCCTCGGAATCCCGGAGTGGGTCTTCAAAGCTGTTTTAAGGAGGGAGCTGAATGATTAGCCTCCTGCTGGCCTACATCACAATAACGCTGTTCGCCATGATACTATTAGGGATCTACGGCGTCGCTACCCGCTCCAACCTGATCAAGAAAATCATCATGCTCAACGTCATGGGAGATGCGATAAACATGCTGTTCATCCTCATAGGCTACCGCCTCGTCTTCCCGGTCTTCCCGCCCATCTACGAGAGCCACATAACCTTCGAGGAATTTCTGAGCAGGGCAGTTGACCCGGTGCCCCAGGCACTGGTTCTCACCGCGGTCGTCATAGGCATGGCCATGAACATACTCCTAACAACTTATGCGATACAGTTCTACCGCCTCCACGGAACCGTTGATGCGAGGGACATGGCCGAGGTGGTTGGGGGTGAGGATTTATGAACCCGCTCAGGAGGTTCTCTCCGGCGACATTCGTCATAGTCCTCGCGGTTTACCTGTTCTACACTGGCTCAGTGAGCGAGTACGATCTCGTAACGGGATCGATAGTGGCTTTAATCGTTTCCTTCCTCGTCGGCCACTGGCTTGTGAAGAACGAGCTTAAGTTCTTCTCTCCAAGGAGATGGTTCTACGCGATAATCTACGGTCTCCGCTACTTCCTAATCGAAGAGACCAAGACCCACATTGACGTCGCCAAGAGGGTCTTCACACTCAAGGCCAACCCCGGCATAGTGAGAATCCCGCTTGAGGTGGAGAACGACTACGGAAAGGTGCTCGTTGCCAACTCGATAACAAACACCCCGGGAACCATTGTAGTTGACATAAGCGACGACGGAAAGTGGCTCTACGTCCACTGGATAGACGTTTCCACGCTCGACGAGAAGGAAGTGAAGGAGAACGTTGTTTCCTACTTCGAGGACTACGCGAAGAAAATATTCGACTGAGGTGAGAGCATGGAGGTTGGAATAGTCCCGGTCATACCCCTTGGCTTCGCCTTCTTCCTGCCGTTCCTATCAATAGCAACGAGGAAAAACAAAAAAGTCATCGTAGGTTACGCTTTGACGGTCCTCACCACGGCTTTCTTGGCTTCACTCTGGCTCTTTGAAAGGGTTTACTCCTCAAACGAACCCCTCGTCTACGCCTTCGGAAACTGGATAGCTCCGATAGGTATAGTCTTCGAGGTTGACAGGTTCTCGGCAACGCTCGTCCTTACCGCTTCGCTCGGCTTCCTCCTCGCTGGAATCTACTCGGCCAAGTATCTGTCGGAGTGGAACGGTTTAGAGTTCTTCTACACCTTCCTCCTGGGCTTAGAGGCCGGAAACCTCGGCGTCTTCATGACGGGAGATGCCTTCAACGTCTTCGTCATGTTCGAGGTCATGGGGGCGAGTGCGTACGCGATAGTGGGCTTTTACAGGACGAGGAGCGAGGCAATAGAGGGCGCCTTCAAATACGGCGTCAGCGGTGCCGTAGCTACCAGTCTCTACTTCTTGGCCCTGGGCTTCGTCTACGCATCCTTCGGAACGCTCAACATGGCCGACTTAAGTGCCAAGTTCCACGGGATGAGCTTCCCTGTAACGACTAGGCTCTTCGGCGACCCGACGCTCGCCTTAGCCCTCTTCTTTGCACTGACGATCTCGATGGTGATAGTCAAGAGCGCCATCTTCCCGGGCCACTACTGGCTTCCAGACGCTTACCAGGGTGCTCCAATACCGGTTGGAGCGGTGCTGAGCGGCTTCATCGAGGCAGCTGGAATATACGTTTTAGCTAGATACCTCTACACGCTCTTCCACGGCCTTCCATTTGA contains:
- a CDS encoding hydrogenase 4 subunit D, translated to MIGLLTTLTFTVPLIGGLLLFRLDERKADAVMLGSFLIAMLLQFSVLVEYLLHHNHETVHIAYITTERLGEAYGIIVDPMSVLIGTVVALAGFIFMFYGMEYMSGRNVGHPVGKGRGLFYAWMTLFEGATLGFIYSSTFLGLLIFFELMGLACWGVVSYYNTPAGRRAGFKAFIIPNVGAMIGFYTAIGIGITQLHDLSLFSLSHVSDSVKPWLFLALLIAGYTKSAQFPTYSWIPDAMEAPTPASAFLHGAAMVEMGVYLVARVLQFIGTLPTWIFYFMAVMVSLTLLIPILNYPVQNDAKRLLAYSTVAEAGIMFVGLTFASLGLEVGLKAAMFQLTTHAFVKGLAFLTAGTFTYSLGTLDMRKISGLKEVLPINALAWSVALLGLAGLPPMAIAFSKAELLTGLDALKTTPVAWLPILMVLADSAVFLWVGVKWITRNVFGKKSVEMASTHPIITASLIMLIILVFIVPYLAYPLVHEIGFFGGGH
- a CDS encoding complex I subunit 5 family protein, which gives rise to MEPLTMLNLALLLLFTGALVALFKGGRIAYLFTLSASIPIFLVSIAGIDGFKGEILPFLPTGVDVDPLSALFLMVLAFLTFSISLYLLDYRVRGDERYLGLSVNMALLSALLFITTDDLERLTLAYELFAVFTFVLILTSETKGSRKAAWRYIVLTQLFGIIPLLTATSLAHAAGALTFEELRANLANLPVGLWVMYALYLSAFLVRAGVFPFHTWVARTYRSVPSPLIPVFIVGEGFGFYGILRMTEFVLPTSKTVGYVIASLGAVSAFATLYSFREIRLKRKFAHHSIMDVGIAFFALGASMVLGGTAETIVLIGALLHILYQALYKSAVFFGLGAIEHYGEEPNICSIRKLLKGHVISLLISLSVFSMAGVPPLAAFVSKWPIFEGIATSKDILLWLMMLTVAFLSLFPMASILQIRRLNRELCKREVEREEIPLMIRTVTGIVAIAGFTVAVFPLLIHPWLASAIEEIGGPIPETPTGVFFASPSFLVAITLLVAAPLAGWRVGRVPTDRVSELLLIFYNMGDILKEAFGFFLDEFRKAYIRYVLPIIKVVPRYELPLVKDVDDAFDYPVRHLDEAMFMPLIRAVERLARWGKSRNLDMNALIGGFAVAMAVLIVLLGVFA
- a CDS encoding monovalent cation/H+ antiporter complex subunit F; the protein is MNFESAFLNVLYFSAVIYALAFILYGIRAIKGPTTADIILAVDCLSFDMAAFMVVLGIYFKSIMLASGAIILALWAFMLDVYYTKYVLYGEVEV
- the mnhG gene encoding monovalent cation/H(+) antiporter subunit G — protein: MIEEIIFILGSIAILLGAIYDLIAAIGLLRFPDFYMRSHAATVGTIGGAALPVFGAGLVALVYHPLGEQRFFMAGIAFTVGALILLIAPTGSHSLVSAVYFGKVGKKPKLVVDQLEEDLPKRSDVAELVREHEEVPGEEEEPKFSFRRVER
- a CDS encoding hydrogenase subunit MbhD domain-containing protein — its product is MIELHLLILAIVVSFGFVFSYLAMKEHDLLKALALSSVQSTFFALGFYILAAPDIVLAYLAIAVGAYTALVILAISKTERYEVGE
- a CDS encoding Na(+)/H(+) antiporter subunit B, translated to MKRDVIVALSFLIAFLFIAYAVTARNVLGIGGAELRPLGEFYLSHSFAHEGLTSHSPEVVTAIVWNYRGFDTLFETFVFFLAIMGALSVLRLDGEQLKQARELEAAMPHRMMDLIVRATTKLVVIMIVAISASIALHGHLTPGGGFQGGSAMAVAALLLFAAFSKFTLERKGLTLKHTISAYALGLAIILATVLAPVFLYGGKILEINLLPGETGLFNLDVGEYTAVTFGFLTVFLVLGIPEWVFKAVLRRELND
- a CDS encoding sodium:proton antiporter gives rise to the protein MISLLLAYITITLFAMILLGIYGVATRSNLIKKIIMLNVMGDAINMLFILIGYRLVFPVFPPIYESHITFEEFLSRAVDPVPQALVLTAVVIGMAMNILLTTYAIQFYRLHGTVDARDMAEVVGGEDL
- a CDS encoding Na+/H+ antiporter subunit E, coding for MNPLRRFSPATFVIVLAVYLFYTGSVSEYDLVTGSIVALIVSFLVGHWLVKNELKFFSPRRWFYAIIYGLRYFLIEETKTHIDVAKRVFTLKANPGIVRIPLEVENDYGKVLVANSITNTPGTIVVDISDDGKWLYVHWIDVSTLDEKEVKENVVSYFEDYAKKIFD
- a CDS encoding proton-conducting transporter transmembrane domain-containing protein, whose protein sequence is MEVGIVPVIPLGFAFFLPFLSIATRKNKKVIVGYALTVLTTAFLASLWLFERVYSSNEPLVYAFGNWIAPIGIVFEVDRFSATLVLTASLGFLLAGIYSAKYLSEWNGLEFFYTFLLGLEAGNLGVFMTGDAFNVFVMFEVMGASAYAIVGFYRTRSEAIEGAFKYGVSGAVATSLYFLALGFVYASFGTLNMADLSAKFHGMSFPVTTRLFGDPTLALALFFALTISMVIVKSAIFPGHYWLPDAYQGAPIPVGAVLSGFIEAAGIYVLARYLYTLFHGLPFDWTLSLVFFTLGAATAFLGSIMMLVQKDVKRLIAYSTILHMGYLFMTLGVGTQLALIAIDFHLVNHAIAKMLLFFTVGAFIYRAGTSRIEELAGIGRAMPVNTFLFGIATLSLVGVPPLNVFFGKMLIFDALMQVSPWLASVVVITSAIAAWAYFKAFLYLWRGKPSEGHGHGHEEHGGKEKAKWDVGEVWTFNAVGVVLAALVIALGIFAPVLIDRVFHPAAAQAMDYQGYIEAVKKLAEAVLH